ACATCGAGAGCCCACAAGTTAAGGAATATGTCAATCGCTGCCAATCTGGAAACTCTGACTGAAGAGAGCTTCGAGAGGTCAATCACCGCGGGGGGACGAACCTCCTGCGGGATCGGGTGGTCAAAAGCCTGCAGTTCCCAGATCGCATTCCTGAGCGAGTCTATGTTCAGCCCCTGCCTGGGGTGGGCCTCAGCCTCGATCTGGAGCAGCCCCTCGAGCACGTCCGATGTCTTGGGGTTGTCTTTCCCTTGTGAGAGTGACATCATCAGTGCCCTCTCCAGGTATGCCCTCTCGTTCCTTGTTGTCTTGAGCACTGCTTGGACAGCTGCCGCTATCAGCTCGGGGAAGCCCCTGTGTGAGGCGCTGAAGGGGTTCGTCTGGAAGTTCCTTCCTGCCCGATAAACCCTTAGTGATGGTAAGTAGTTCACAAGACTGAGGTAGTCCCCTGTCATGTCTATAATAAGGAGTTTCTCGCCTGCTTCGGTGCACCTGAGCGCGAGCTCCATTCCGACTTCTGACCTCTCAGGGCCTATGCCAGTGATGCAGCACCTCTTCAGTTCGTCCCTCTCGAGACCAAACTCCCCTGAGATGCATTCGCTAGGGCGGATGCCCCCGACGACCGCCTTATCTGAAAAAAGGCCCTCCAGAGCACCCTCGGCTTCCCCGGTACGCTTCATGGTATAGCCACCGATTTTAGTATTATGTCCTTTCCCCTGTGGATCTCAATGCTCGATGTTGGAGACGTCGAGGTGATCACGGTTCTGGCGATATTGAGCAACTCCATCTGCTCGATCCCTGCTCTCTCATACTCAGCCTTTATGGCGGGTCCGTGTTTGGATGCGATCTGCATGCAGTTCAGGAAATCACCGTCTTCTGTTACGATGCCGACGAAAGATATCGTCCGATCCCCGCCTCCAAGTGCCTTCAGAACTTCGCTTACCGCCCTCTTGTACGCCTCAGGAGACCTTGATTTGTCCTTTATGGTGAAGGACGAGATGCAGAGGAATCCAGTCCCCTTCACGAGCATTACATATGGCGATGCGTTGCTAGAAATGTAATAATCCAGTGCAAGGTTCTCTTTCTTGAGCGTCTTGCAGCTGCGGGCCTTCCAGTCGCCTATCCTGTCTAAAACCCTAGCCTTCATCCATAGTCCGTGCATGTGATTAAGAGCCTTCCTGAAGGTGCCTGACTTGACTATCAGATAGAGGGCTGCTATTGGTATGGTCCATGGAAAAACCACGAGTAATGTGCCGATTATAAGCCACTTCAGCAACGAAGACCAAAAGGCCATCTCCGGGTCCTTCCACTAAGAGCTCCCCTCGCGCCGAATTTAAGTGATCTTAAGATTTACATCGATTCGGTTTTCTTAGAAAAACCGAATCCGGCCACTAAAGAAAATTAGATAAGGGATATGCGTGCAGTCTCGATCATGGAAGAAGATCGTCGGCGCGAAGTGATGGACGCACTTGGCGAGAAGACAAGGTACGAGATAGTGGTTGCCCTCTCAAAGAAAGAGCTGACAGGTGACGCGATAGCATCTGCTGTGAACCGGTCCAGGAGCACCGTGGAATCGCACCTCTCAATGCTGCTAAGGCTTGGATTGATCTCACGGGAGATGCGTGAAAGAGTTTACTACTACCGTGCAACCCCACTTGCCGTCCAGTACCTGCAAGGAGCACAGGCTGTCGAGTCGCAGCTGCCGAAAACGTTGCGCTCGGACTCGAAGGGCATGCGCTATCTATGGGTCCTCCTCTCCGCTGTAGCCGGATCTCTTTATTTCGTGGTAAATCAGTACCTTTACCCTTTCCATATTTTTGGGATGGGGATACTTTTCGGTATAGCATCATCAATCCTTTTGAAAAGCTTCATCGATGTCGTCAAGGCCACTTTCGCTACTGCCTTCGTGATCTCCTTTCTGGCGTACTTGATCCTTTTCAGTTCCAGCCCGTTAGCCCTCTTGGTCTCTTTCACAATCTCTCTGGTCTACATAGCGATAGGGCTCGCCCTCTGGTTACTGATAAGATCATTCAGCCGTTATATTTCTAGAATAAGGTAGTAACGATCGCCATTTCTTGGAAATGCTTTTGAGCCTCGAAACCCTATCCTTTCACGGTGTTCTCCTTGCCCTCCGATGTACTGGAGTCAATGACACGGGAGGATCTCATACGATACATCATGATCCTCTCGAAAAACTTCCTCACAATTGACGGATACTGGTTCTTGGGTGTTGAAGAGAAATACGGGATCGAAGCTGCGATAGAACTTGACAGGCGCGCCTGGGAACAATACGCTGTCTCTGAAGCCAAGCGGATCAAGGAGCTGCTTGGGATAACCGAAGGGTCGTTGAGCGATCTGGAGCGGGCCCTGCACTTGATCTGCATCTCTCCGTCTTCAGAGGTCAAGACCAGACTGCTTGGCGGTCGGCTGATAATGACCGTCACAAAGTGCCGGCCCCAGCGAGCAAGGACAAGAGACGGGAAGGGGGAGTTTGCATGCAAGCCCGTCGGTCTTGCACACCTTTCAACCTTTGCAAAGGTGATCAACCCCAAATTTGAGACCAGGTGCATATTCGCGCCCCCAGACTCTCGCCCTGACGGACTATGGTGCAGCTGGAAGTTCTCCATAAAGG
This region of Candidatus Methanosuratincola sp. genomic DNA includes:
- a CDS encoding winged helix-turn-helix domain-containing protein, with protein sequence MEEDRRREVMDALGEKTRYEIVVALSKKELTGDAIASAVNRSRSTVESHLSMLLRLGLISREMRERVYYYRATPLAVQYLQGAQAVESQLPKTLRSDSKGMRYLWVLLSAVAGSLYFVVNQYLYPFHIFGMGILFGIASSILLKSFIDVVKATFATAFVISFLAYLILFSSSPLALLVSFTISLVYIAIGLALWLLIRSFSRYISRIR
- a CDS encoding DUF6125 family protein, encoding MPSDVLESMTREDLIRYIMILSKNFLTIDGYWFLGVEEKYGIEAAIELDRRAWEQYAVSEAKRIKELLGITEGSLSDLERALHLICISPSSEVKTRLLGGRLIMTVTKCRPQRARTRDGKGEFACKPVGLAHLSTFAKVINPKFETRCIFAPPDSRPDGLWCSWKFSIKEGD